The proteins below come from a single Perca flavescens isolate YP-PL-M2 chromosome 8, PFLA_1.0, whole genome shotgun sequence genomic window:
- the LOC114560175 gene encoding GRAM domain-containing protein 4, with protein sequence MRKHLDRIRFRGQRRDEFLDLVDSPNTSDTECTEEAVTKAPVSVREPEEQREAEGEQQSDAQAGPGSFCAALQDDSRTDLNEVKGHLEIALLEKHFLQEELRKLKEESNVDSLRQELERERIRCIELEQKINDVLKPRLEDSPSQTPKAPSPPPPPAVSSTDKHKDTLSSSFLKWLYDRFGVYIEDFSFQPEEQTVEAEEPLSAKRLTENMRRLKRGFKPVTNFKRNLTALSSWNSVYTSAIAFIVYMYAAWHGWAVPMFLFLAIIRLSLNCLIARGWRIQWSIVPEVSEPVEPPKEDLTVSEKFQLVLDVAQKAQNLFGKMANILEKIKNLFMWVQPELTQKLYIGLWVAFIACCLLPFKLLGFFIGVYAGIKFFIIDFIFKSCPKLRQRYDTPYIIWTNLPTDLQLKERGNTTLSRRPTATSIRGNVGAAAPLGVSRDEDGGRYHGTKRGVFHEVFNLPESERPLTVCENGWRCCLINRDRKTPTDYIRNGVLYVTENHLCFESSSSRSGSSKRNKVIKLLDITDIQKYKVLSVLPGSGMGISIATPSTQKPMVFGAMIHRDEAFDAIFTQYMKIVTMATATQPET encoded by the exons ATGCGGAAGCATCTGGACAGGATCCGGTTCCGGGGCCAGAGACGGGACGAGTTCCTGGATCTGGTCGATTCGCCCAACACGTCGGACACCGAATGCACCGAGGAGGCCGTGACTAAAGCTCCGGTCTCCGTCAGAGAGCCAGAGGAGCAGAGGGAGGCggagggagagcagcagagTGATGCCCAG GCTGGTCCAGGATCCTTTTGTGCAGCTCTCCAAGACGACTCGAGGACAGACCTTAacgaggtcaaaggtcacctaGAAATCGCCTTGTTAGAGAAACACTTCCTAC aggaggagctgaggaaACTTAAAGAGGAGTCCAACGTGGACTCCCTGAGACAGGAGCTGGAGAGGGAGCGCATCAGGTGCATCGAGCTGGAGCAGAAAATCAACGACGTCCTGAAACCCAG ACTCGAAGACTCCCCTTCTCAGACACCCAAAGCcccgtctcctcctcctccacctgcaGTCAGCAGTACAG ACAAACACAAGGACACTTTGTCCAGCAGCTTCCTGAAATGGCTTTATGATCGTTTTGGCGTTTATATCGAGGACTTCAGCTTCCAACCGGAGGAGCAGACGGTGGAGGCGGAGGAGCCGCTGAGTGCCAAGAG GTTGACTGAAAACATGAGACGGCTCA AACGAGGATTCAAACCTGTGACCAACTTCAAGAGGAACCTTACTGCCCTATCCAGCTGGAACTCTGTCTACACGTCGGCCATCGCCTTCATT GTCTACATGTACGCAGCGTGGCACGGCTGGGCCGTCCCCATGTTCCTGTTCCTCGCCATCATCCGACTCTCCTTAAATTGCCTCATCGCCAG AGGCTGGAGGATCCAGTGGAGCATCGTTCCTGAAGTCTCGGAGCCTGTG GAGCCTCCTAAAGAAGACCTGACTGTCTCGGAGAAGTTCCAGCTGGTTCTGGACGTCGCTCAGAAAGCTCAG AATCTGTTTGGGAAGATGGCCAACATCCTGGAGAAAATAAAGAA tcTGTTCATGTGGGTTCAGCCAGAGTTGACTCAGAAGCTGTACATTGGTCTGTGGGTGGCCTTCATCGCCTGCTGCCTGCTGCCGTTCAAACTGCTGGGATTCTTCATAG GTGTGTACGCAGGTATAAAGTTCTTCATCATCGACTTCATCTTTAAGAGTTGTCCCAAGCTGCGGCAGCGTTACGACACACCCTACATCATCTGGACCAATTTACCCACCGACCTGCAGCTGAAGGAGCGCGGCAACACCACGCTGAGCAGACGG CCCACTGCGACGAGCATCCGAGGGAACGTCGGCGCTGCAGCTCCTCTGGGCGTCAGCCGGGACGAGGACGGAGGACGCTACCACGGCACCAAGAGAGGAGTTTTTCACGAAGTCTTCAACCTGCCGGAGAGTGAGCGCCCTCTGACAG TGTGTGAGAACGGCTGGCGCTGCTGCCTCATCAACAGAGACCGGAAGACACCGACAGACTACATCCGCAACGGAGTCCTCTACGTCACCGAGAA TCATCTGTGTTTCGAGAGCTCCAGCTCCAGATCTGGATCCTCCAAGAGGAACAAAGTCATCAAACTGCTCGACATCACTGACATCCAGAAG TACAAAGTTTTGTCTGTGCTGCCTGGATCTGGGATGGGCATCTCCATAGCGACACCATCCACCCAGAAG CCGATGGTGTTCGGCGCGATGATCCACAGAGACGAGGCCTTCGACGCCATCTTCACTCAGTACATGAAGATCGTTACCATGGCTACAGCCACCCAGCCGGAGACATAG
- the LOC114560176 gene encoding cytosolic 5'-nucleotidase 1A isoform X2, whose protein sequence is MVSTIQNTDVKQKDADRAVVVAVTSRAVFESGADGDDVYGMGVAFPLLQALQRVNKRLLEENPAESLLFDVVLITTDSQQQQQSCRIISSTRHYGVLSALLDRQEAPSEQLRVMFCGDAVNRPDAGPMPASRQAAQNFSAQLGEMRQRFGMSDSPLRIVLVTSHGGRESCGALRTLRSHGVNVDEAYCLAGAPRSPILSVVRPHFLLSDGFSGLED, encoded by the exons ATGGTCTCCACGATCCAGAACACCGACGTGAAGCAG AAAGATGCTGATCGTGCAGTCGTTGTCGCGGTAACGTCTCGTGCAGTGTTTGAATCTGGAGCTGATGGTGATGATGTGTACGGAATGGGCGTGGCTTTCCCGCTGCTGCAG GCGCTGCAGAGAGTGAACAAACGTCTGCTAGAGGAAAATCCTGCTGAGTCGCTGCTGTTTGATGTCGTCCTGATCACCACCGACagccagcaacagcagcagagcTGCCGCATCATCAGCAGCACCAGACATTACG GTGTTCTCTCGGCCCTGCTGGACCGGCAGGAAGCTCCATCAGAGCAGCTCAGAGTAATGTTCTGCGGGGACGCCGTCAACCGGCCCGACGCTGGCCCAATGCCGGCGAGCCGACAGGCCGCTCAG AATTTCTCTGCTCAGCTCGGCGAGATGCGGCAGAGGTTCGGCATGTCGGACAGCCCTCTCCGCATCGTCCTCGTGACGTCACACGGCGGCAGGGAAAGCTGCGGCGCCCTGCGGACGCTTCGATCACATGGCGTCAACGTGGACGAGGCGTACTGCCTGGCCGGGGCCCCGCGGAGCCCCATCCTGTCCGTGGTCCGACCTCACTTCCTGCTCAGCGACGGCTTCAGCGGCCTGGAGGACTGA
- the LOC114560176 gene encoding cytosolic 5'-nucleotidase 1A isoform X1, which translates to MVSTIQNTDVKQKDADRAVVVAVTSRAVFESGADGDDVYGMGVAFPLLQALQRVNKRLLEENPAESLLFDVVLITTDSQQQQQSCRIISSTRHYGLEVSRFCFSSEEDFVESLQKNNVQLFLSTDSNEAPQASQKGVLSALLDRQEAPSEQLRVMFCGDAVNRPDAGPMPASRQAAQNFSAQLGEMRQRFGMSDSPLRIVLVTSHGGRESCGALRTLRSHGVNVDEAYCLAGAPRSPILSVVRPHFLLSDGFSGLED; encoded by the exons ATGGTCTCCACGATCCAGAACACCGACGTGAAGCAG AAAGATGCTGATCGTGCAGTCGTTGTCGCGGTAACGTCTCGTGCAGTGTTTGAATCTGGAGCTGATGGTGATGATGTGTACGGAATGGGCGTGGCTTTCCCGCTGCTGCAG GCGCTGCAGAGAGTGAACAAACGTCTGCTAGAGGAAAATCCTGCTGAGTCGCTGCTGTTTGATGTCGTCCTGATCACCACCGACagccagcaacagcagcagagcTGCCGCATCATCAGCAGCACCAGACATTACG GTCTTGAAGTCAGCAGGTTCTGTTTTTCCAGCGAGGAGGATTTCGTCGAAAGTTTACAGAAAAATAACGTGCAACTCTTCCTGTCGACGGACAGTAATGAGGCGCCACAGGCGTCACAGAAAG GTGTTCTCTCGGCCCTGCTGGACCGGCAGGAAGCTCCATCAGAGCAGCTCAGAGTAATGTTCTGCGGGGACGCCGTCAACCGGCCCGACGCTGGCCCAATGCCGGCGAGCCGACAGGCCGCTCAG AATTTCTCTGCTCAGCTCGGCGAGATGCGGCAGAGGTTCGGCATGTCGGACAGCCCTCTCCGCATCGTCCTCGTGACGTCACACGGCGGCAGGGAAAGCTGCGGCGCCCTGCGGACGCTTCGATCACATGGCGTCAACGTGGACGAGGCGTACTGCCTGGCCGGGGCCCCGCGGAGCCCCATCCTGTCCGTGGTCCGACCTCACTTCCTGCTCAGCGACGGCTTCAGCGGCCTGGAGGACTGA